Proteins co-encoded in one Candidatus Bathyarchaeota archaeon genomic window:
- a CDS encoding SANT/Myb-like DNA-binding domain-containing protein — MSGTPWSEVEERMLRSMYLAGTSFDEIGQEFPDRSSNAIRLKASRLGLKRPPGSSYVLASPNVLRFSDGNGDTGFFFKCVNCGSWMHAQIGDDTENQTVECSECSTVCRYIS, encoded by the coding sequence ATGTCAGGAACACCGTGGTCGGAGGTAGAAGAGCGAATGCTCAGGTCCATGTATCTTGCAGGCACCTCCTTTGACGAAATCGGCCAAGAGTTTCCCGATAGGTCATCGAATGCTATCCGGCTCAAGGCCTCAAGGCTTGGTCTGAAGAGACCTCCGGGGTCCTCCTATGTTCTTGCGTCTCCTAACGTGCTAAGATTCTCAGATGGGAATGGAGACACAGGTTTCTTCTTCAAGTGTGTCAACTGCGGGAGCTGGATGCACGCCCAAATAGGTGATGATACGGAAAATCAGACTGTAGAGTGCAGCGAGTGCAGCACAGTCTGCAGGTATATATCCTGA